One window from the genome of Oryza glaberrima chromosome 3, OglaRS2, whole genome shotgun sequence encodes:
- the LOC127767444 gene encoding U-box domain-containing protein 35-like: protein MMAPPLTVGLALTDSKSSTYALQWALSRFRFTKDDDAPIFLLIHVLTKLLAVPTPMGNHIPIDKVRTDVADAYFKDVHHQAQQMLLLYKNMCHQNKVKAQVLLIKGNDVSQTVSTVVSDYQIKILIVGVTARTRKPFGNRTSSKICKNVPSFCTAYLVSKDGLSSLYSSALESDLASSSKSDDLSDEMSSSSVTSNNSSDQSPFDSPRLLGSNLPSENPKNSSPAHRNRSLTLYDYLNGSTSIYPDKDRRVNSSTGTESSKPSELKGSNVVLRQESLLQGMLSDNKDHISTELEKLRLELRLIQGKHKLVQDESDDASRQMAELAAKRMEEEAQLREIQSRLDKANDNVEKQKAHRYAAEQALNHVQDLVRGEVMQKNMLQVKASRDADKKLRLEKLFVLQGNSYSTFTWEEIDNATSSFADNLKIGSGANGTVYKGYLNHSAVAIKVLHSDDNSSNKHFRQELEVLGKIHHPHLVMLLGACVERGCLVYEYMENGSLEERLRCKSGTAALPWCDRLRIAWEVASALVFLHSSKPNPIIHRDLKPENILLDGNLVSKVGDVGLSTLVSSGSGGSSSTMYKKTALAGTLFYIDPEYQRSGQVSVKSDTYALGMVMLQLLTARAPIGLAEVVERAVEDGKLRDILDENAGWTWAMEEAQEMADLALRCLEMRGKDRPDLKTRVAVDLDRLKRRALPTQPPPEHFICPILKRVMQEPCIASDGYSYERHAIEMWVCDKDVSPVTNVRMPNKTLVPNRSLLTAITAWKSQGGRKPTNKFVTTSPNHL from the exons ATGATGGCGCCTCCTCTCACTGTTGGATTGGCTCTCACTGACTCTAAATCCAGCACCTACGCCCTCCAATGGGCTTTGTCCAGGTTTAGGTTTACCAAAGATGACGACGCCCCCATCTTCCTTCTTATTCATGTCCTCACTAAACTCTTGGCAGTACCCACACCCA TGGGGAACCATATCCCAATTGATAAAGTCCGAACCGATGTTGCTGATGCCTACTTCAAGGATGTACACCACCAGGCACAACAAATGCTCCTCCTCTACAAAAACATGTGCCATCAAAACAAG GTGAAAGCTCAAGTATTGCTTATCAAGGGCAACGACGTGTCACAAACTGTTTCCACTGTTGTTTCTGACTATCAAATAAAGATCCTCATCGTCGGTGTCACTGCTAGGACTAG GAAGCCATTTGGAAATAGGACATCCTCCAAAATTTGCAAAAATGTCCCAAGCTTTTGCACAGCTTATCTTGTATCAAAAGATGGATTGTCTTCGCTTTATTCTTCTGCATTAGAAAGTGACTTAGCGTCGAGCTCCAAGAGTGATGATCTTTCAGATGAAATGTCTTCAAGCTCAG TAACTTCCAATAATAGTTCAGACCAGAGCCCGTTTGATTCTCCAAGGCTGCTAGGCTCCAACTTACCATCAGAGAACCCTAAAAATAGTTCCCCTGCACACCGTAACCGTTCACTTACTCTATACGATTATCTCAATGGAAGCACTTCAATATATCCTGACAAGGATAGAAGAGTTAACTCTTCCACTGGTACGGAAAGCTCCAAACCTAGTGAACTGAAGGGGTCAAATGTGGTGCTAAGACAAGAAAGCTTGCTGCAGGGAATGCTTTCAGACAACAAG GACCATATCAGTACAGAGCTTGAAAAGCTAAGGCTTGAACTGAGGCTTATACAGGGGAAACATAAACTTGTTCAGGATGAGTCCGATGATGCATCACGCCAG ATGGCTGAATTAGCTGCAAAGCGCATGGAAGAGGAAGCTCAACTAAGAGAGATACAATCTAGGCTGGATAAGGCCAACGACAACGTAGAGAAGCAGAAGGCGCATCGATATGCTGCAGAGCAGGCGCTGAACCATGTGCAGGATCTTGTAAGAGGGGAGGTTATGCAGAAAAATATGCTGCAGGTGAAAGCATCCCGTGATGCTGATAAGAAGTTGAGACTGGAGAAGCTCTTTGTGCTTCAGGGCAACTCATACTCAACGTTTACATGGGAGGAGATTGATAACGCTACATCATCATTCGCGGACAATCTCAAGATTGGAAGTGGAGCTAACGGAACAGTATATAAGGGGTATCTCAATCACTCAGCTGTGGCAATAAAGGTCCTCCATTCTGATGACAATTCCAGTAACAAGCATTTCAGGCAAGAG CTTGAGGTTCTGGGGAAGATACATCACCCGCATCTGGTGATGCTCCTGGGAGCGTGTGTGGAGAGGGGGTGCTTGGTGTACGAGTACATGGAGAATGGCAGCCTGGAGGAGCGGCTGCGGTGCAAAAGCGGTACGGCGGCGCTGCCGTGGTGTGACCGGCTGCGCATCGCCTGGGAGGTTGCCTCTGCCCTTGTGTTCCTCCACAGCAGCAAGCCAAACCCAATCATTCACCGGGACCTCAAGCCTGAGAACATCCTCCTGGACGGCAACCTGGTGAGCAAGGTTGGTGATGTGGGGCTGTCAACACTGGTGTCAAGTGGTAGTGGTGGCAGTAGCAGTACCATGTACAAGAAGACGGCTCTGGCTGGGACGCTGTTCTACATAGACCCAGAGTACCAGAGGAGCGGGCAGGTGTCGGTGAAGTCGGACACGTACGCGCTTGGCATGGTGATGCTGCAGCTGCTCACGGCGAGGGCACCCATCGGgctggcggaggtggtggagcgAGCGGTGGAGGACGGCAAGCTGAGGGACATCCTGGATGAGAATGCAGGGTGGACTTGGGCCATGGAAGAGGCGCAGGAGATGGCTGACCTAGCGCTCAGGTGCCTGGAGATGAGAGGCAAGGACCGTCCTGACCTCAAGACCAGGGTCGCCGTCGACCTGGACCGCCTCAAACGCCGGGCACTGCcaacgcagccgccgccggagcactTCATCTGCCCCATACTCAAG AGGGTTATGCAAGAGCCGTGCATCGCGTCGGACGGCTACTCGTACGAGCGCCACGCCATTGAGATGTGGGTGTGCGACAAGGATGTGTCTCCGGTCACCAATGTTCGGATGCCAAACAAGACCCTTGTGCCCAACCGCTCTCTGCTCACCGCCATCACTGCCTGGAAGTCCCAGGGTGGCCGCAAACCCACAAATAAATTTGTTACTACTTCTCCGAATCATTTGTGA
- the LOC127767656 gene encoding hexose carrier protein HEX6-like, translating into MAIGAFVEGGGSGYSGRVTPFVVLSCIVAGSGGILFGYDLGISGGVTSMEPFLKKFFPDVYHQMKGDKKKVSNYCRFDSELLTVFTSSLYIAGLVATLVASSVTRRFGRRASILIGGSVFVAGSVFGGAAVNIYMLILNRVLLGIGLGFTNQSIPLYLSEMAPPQHRGAINNGFELCISIGILIANLINYGVDKIEGGWGWRISLSMAAVPAAFLTVGALFLPETPSFVIQRSGDVDSARALLQRLRGTAAVHKELEDLVMASEVSKTIRHPLRNMLRRRYRPQLVIAVLVPLFNQVTGINVINFYAPVMFRTIGLRESASLMSAVVTRVCATAANVVAMAVVDRLGRRRLLLVGGVQMLVSQVMVGAILAGKFREHGEEMEKEYAYLVLSVMCVFVAGFAWSWGPLTYLVPAEICPLEVRSAGQSIVIAVIFLLTFLIGQTFLAMLCHLKFATFFLFAACLCVMTLFVFFFLPETKQLPMEQMDQLWRTHWFWKRIVGDSPQQQVVELHHHHQRSSSE; encoded by the exons atggCCATCGGAGCGTTCGTCGAAGGAGGCGGCAGTGGGTACAGCGGGCGCGTGACTCCGTTCGTGGTGCTGTCGTGCATCGTCGCCGGCAGCGGTGGCATCCTCTTCGGCTACGACCTCGGCATCTCAG GTGGGGTAACGTCGATGGAGCCGTTCCTGAAGAAGTTCTTCCCGGACGTGTACCATCAGATGAAGGGGGACAAGAAGAAGGTGAGCAACTACTGCCGCTTTGACAGCGAGCTCCTCACCGTCTTCACCTCCTCCCTCTACAtcgccggcctcgtcgccactctcgtcgcctcctccgtcaCCAGGCGCTTCGGCCGCCGTGCCTCCATACTCATCGGCGGCTCCGTCTTCGTCGCCGGCTCCGTcttcggcggcgccgctgtCAACATCTACATGCTCATCCTCAACAGGGTCCTGCTCGGCATTGGACTCGGCTTCACCAACCAG TCGATCCCGCTGTATCTGTCGGAGATGGCGCCTCCGCAGCACCGTGGCGCCATCAACAACGGGTTCGAGCTGTGCATCAGCATCGGCATCCTCATCGCTAACCTCATCAACTACGGCGTGGACAAGATCGAGGGCGGGTGGGGGTGGAGGATCTCCCTGTCCATGGCCGCCGTCCCCGCGGCGTTCCTCACCGTGGGCGCGCTGTTCCTGCCGGAGACGCCCAGCTTCGTGATCCAGCGCAGCGGCGACGTGGACTCGGCTCGGGCGTTGCTGCAGCGGCtgcgcggcacggcggcggtgcACAAGGAGCTGGAGGACCTGGTGATGGCGAGCGAGGTGTCCAAGACGATCAGGCACCCGCTGCGGAACATGCTCCGGCGTCGGTACAGGCCGCAGCTGGTGATCGCGGTGCTGGTGCCCCTGTTCAACCAGGTGACCGGGATCAACGTGATAAACTTCTACGCGCCGGTGATGTTCCGGACGATCGGGCTGCGGGAGAGCGCGTCGCTGATGTCGGCGGTGGTGACGCGGGtgtgcgcgacggcggcgaacgtggtggcgatggcggtggtggacaggctggggaggaggaggctgctgcTGGTGGGAGGGGTGCAGATGCTGGTGTCGCAGGTGATGGTGGGGGCGATCCTGGCGGGCAAGTTCAGGGAGCacggggaggagatggagaaggaGTACGCGTACCTGGTGCTGAGCGTCATGTGCGTCTTCGTCGCGGGCTTCGCCTGGTCGTGGGGGCCCCTCACCTACCTGGTCCCCGCCGAGATCTGCCCTCTGGAGGTGCGGTCGGCGGGGCAGAGCATCGTCATCGccgtcatcttcctcctcacctTCCTCATCGGCCAGACCTTCCTCGCCATGCTCTGCCACCTCAAGTTCgccaccttcttcctcttcgCCGCCTGCCTCTGCGTCATGacgctcttcgtcttcttcttcctccctgaGACCAAGCAGCTGCCCATGGAGCAGATGGATCAGCTCTGGAGGACGCATTGGTTCTGGAAGAGGATCGTCGGCGACTCCCCCCAACAACAAGTAGTCGAgctacaccaccaccaccaaagaTCATCATCAGAATAA
- the LOC127767658 gene encoding uncharacterized protein LOC127767658, with the protein MAMAMQEEQRVVVMRHGDRVDHADPLWAANNPRPWDPPLTDAGLLRASTVASRILADGFHIHRVLVSPFIRCLQTAAQAIAALSPLPRINIKVSIEYGLSEMMNTQAMGILVSQIAPSIDRWFPDMSQLEAALPAATIDHSAEPLYQEVPKWGESVWEARSRYASVIKALADKYPDENLLLVTHGEGVGASVSFFEPGVEIYEVEYCAYSVLGRQQHKVGIEQGSEEEGLKNLRVLSTSGPTGIHYYYTTPAPAPAPSEVPDR; encoded by the exons atggcgatggcgatgcagGAGGAGCAGAGGGTGGTGGTGATGCGTCACGGCGACCGCGTGGACCACGCGGATCCATTGTGGGCCGCCAACAATCCCCGCCCCTGGGATCCGCCGCTCACcgacgccggcctcctccgcgcctccaccgtcgccagtcgcatcctcgccgacggcTTCCACATCCACCGCGTCCTCGTCTCCCCCTTCATCCGCTGCCTCCAGACCGCCGCCCAGGCCATCGCCGCGCTCTCCCCCCTGCCCCGCATCAACATCAAG GTTTCAATTGAATATGGGTTGTCCGAGATGATGAACACTCAAGCAATGGGCATTCTAGTCAGCCAGATAGCTCCAAGCATCGACAGGTGGTTTCCTGACATGTCACAACTGGAAGCTGCTTTGCCAGCTGCTACCATTGATCACTCCGCGGAGCCACTCTACCAGGAG GTACCTAAGTGGGGGGAATCTGTTTGGGAAGCAAGAAGCAGATATGCTAGTGTAATCAAGGCTCTTGCTGACAAATACCCTGATGAGAACCTACTTCTGGTGACGCATG GTGAGGGTGTTGGTGCATCGGTGTCATTCTTTGAGCCAGGTGTGGAGATTTACGAGGTGGAGTATTGTGCCTACTCTGTCCTGGGAAGGCAGCAGCACAAGGTCGGGATTGAACAAGGAAGCGAGGAGGAAGGGTTGAAGAATCTGAGAGTGCTGAGCACAAGTGGACCTACAGGCATCCACTACTACTACACTaccccagcaccagcaccagcaccatcTGAGGTCCCCGACCGTTAG
- the LOC127767657 gene encoding uncharacterized protein LOC127767657 — protein MMWTEIEIGKGRGGGQVAWAMMTYGPVLLCGLCLCHSPSSSSPLLSLTRTRRLLSPSPSASLTTTTVRCSKGEMAVVKCIRVHELGGPEVLRWEQVEVGEPKEGEIRIKNTAIGVNFIDVYYRQGVYSAPLPFVPGREAVGVVTAVGPGLTGRKVGDVVAYAGNPMGSYAQEQIIPASVAVPLPPSIDHNTAAAIMLKGMTAHVLLRRVYKVQSGDCVLVHAAAGGVGSLLCQWANALGATVIGTVSNEEKAAQAAEDGCHHVIIYTKEDVVTRVKEFTAGKGVNVVYDSVGKDTYKGSVECLAWRGMLVSFGQSSGRPDPIPLSDLASKSLLVTRPSLMHYTATRDELLESAGEVFANVGSGVLRIRVNHTYPLSQAARAHADLQARKTTGSILLIPDDA, from the exons ATGATGTGGACAGAAATTGAAatagggaagggaaggggaggagggcagGTGGCGTGGGCGATGATGACGTACGGCCCCGTGCTCCTCTGTGGTCTGTGTCTGTGtcactccccctcctcctcgtctccccTCCTGTCCCTCACCAGAACCAGACGCCTCCTCTCTCCAAGTCCGTCTGCCtctctcaccaccaccaccgtgcgCTGCTCCAAGGGGGAGATGGCGGTGGTGAAGTGCATCAGGGTCCACGAGCTGGGCGGGCCTGAGGTGTTGAGATGGGAGCAAGTGGAGGTCGGGGAGCCCAAGGAGGGCGAGATCCGGATCAAGAACACCGCCATCGGCGTCAATTTCATCGACGTCTACTACCGCCAGGGGGTCTACTCCGCTCCACTGCCCTTCGTCCCTGGGAGGGAAGCCGTTGGAGTGGTGACCGCTGTAGGTCCTGGCCTGACTGGCAGAAAGGTTGGGGACGTCGTCGCCTATGCCGGCAATCCCATGGGCTCTTATGCTCAAGAGCAGATTATTCCCGCCTCCGTCGctgttccccttcctccttccatCGACCACAACACTGCTGCCGCTATTATGCTCAAGGGGATGACTGCTCACGTTCTACTTCGCCGTGTTTACAAG GTCCAGAGTGGTGATTGTGTTCTGGTCCACGCTGCTGCCGGTGGGGTTGGATCACTCCTTTGTCAATGGGCAAATGCCCTTGGTGCCACTGTCATCGGGACTGTTTCAAATGAGGAGAAGGCTGCACAGGCAGCTGAAGATGGATGCCACCATGTCATCATTTACACAAAGGAAGATGTTGTCACAAGAGTCAAGGAGTTCACAGCTGGGAAAGGTGTCAATGTGGTATATGATTCTGTTGGCAAGGATACATACAAG GGTTCGGTGGAATGCTTGGCGTGGCGTGGTATGCTGGTGTCGTTTGGGCAGTCGTCAGGTAGGCCTGATCCCATTCCGCTGAGCGATCTGGCAAGCAAGTCGCTGTTGGTAACAAGGCCCAGCCTGATGCATTACACTGCTACCCGCGACGAGTTGCTGGAGTCGGCCGGTGAGGTGTTTGCCAATGTAGGAAGCGGGGTGTTGCGCATCCGTGTGAACCACACATATCCATTGTCTCAAGCTGCTCGCGCTCATGCGGATCTCCAGGCCAGGAAGACGACCGGATCCATCCTGCTCATCCCAGATGATGCATGA
- the LOC127767659 gene encoding probable helicase CHR10, whose amino-acid sequence MAPPQMYERRLLAAASLLLSADAQGQPPHAAAQLGVGVTAELKPHQVDGVAWLIRRYQLGVNVLLGDEMGLGKTLQAISLLSYLKIHSISPGPFLVLCPLSVTDGWLSEFNKFCPSLRVIQYVGDKLHRGDLRRMMFQDVQKSSSSSHSTELPFDVMMTTYDIALMDQEFLSQIPWHYVVIDEAQRLKNPSSVLYNVLEQRFIMPRRLLLTGTPIQNNLSELWALMHFCMPSIFGTLDQFLSTFKQSGDSLTGGKTNKTDKQFKILKHVLRAFMLRRTKALLIQSGILALPSLTELTVMVPLTPLQKKLYLSVLRKELQTLLTFTGGLSRHQSLQNIVIQLRKASSHPYLFSGIEPEPYVEGEHLVQASGKLVMLDLILKKLHEVGHRVLLFAQMTQTLDILQDFLELRQYTYERLDGSVRAEERFAAIKSFSSQPTKGVVRDDNQSGAFVFMISTRAGGVGLNLIGADTVIFYEQDWNPQADKQALQRAHRIGQLNNVLSINLVSQRTIEEVIMRRAERKLKLSHSVIGEEDATYGKGKYVENEASDMRSIIFGLHLFDTSDTTAETMNDDTASETIKEETMLKLKSMSEKVVLMRSHEPSEKDERAFEINPNMTDNSGAVVTRVSDSVNVDPDFNEAAYLSWLEKFKESSHSKENTRAELERQRIAPEEKFLKREAIKKKVEEKRLAKWESLGYQTLKIKDPDILPNQNIPDSGSVQLVYGDCTNPSVVCPAKPAIIFSCVDNSGTWGHGGMFDALANLSTCIPDAYNRASEFDDLHLADLHLIQLDEAKCNRSLDAPLWVALAVVQSSNPRRKVPRSEISITDLELCLSRVAFSAAQHSASIHMPRIGLQGGGGGGSQRSEWYTIERLLRKYSSLHGVDIFVYYYRRGNKH is encoded by the exons ATGGCGCCGCCACAAATGTAtgagcgccgcctcctcgccgccgcctccctcctcctctccgccgatGCGCAGGGCCAAccaccccacgccgccgcccaacTCGGAGTCGGAGTCACGGCCGAGCTCAAGCCGCACCAGGTCGATGGCGTCGCGTGGCTCATCCGCCGCTACCAACTCGGCGTCAACGTCCTGCTCG GTGACGAG ATGGGACTTGGCAAGACCCTCCAAGCAATCTCTTTGTTGAGCTACCTCAAGATCCACTCCATCTCACCTGGACCATTTT TGGTCTTATGTCCTCTAAGTGTCACCGATGGCTGGCTCTCGGAATTCAATAAATTTTGTCCTTCTTTGAGGGTTATCCAGTATGTTGGTGATAAGTTGCACCGTGGTGATCTCCGGAGAATGATGTTTCAGGATGTCCAAAAATCTTCATCGTCATCTCATTCCACT GAGTTACCgtttgatgtcatgatgacaacCTATGACATAGCCTTAATGGACCAAGAATTTCTTTCACAAATTCCTTGGCACTATGTTGTCATTGATGAGGCCCAACGTCTTAAAAACCCATCCAGC GTACTGTATAATGTCCTTGAGCAACGCTTTATCATGCCAAGACGTCTGCTACTAACGGGCACCCCTATCCAGAATAACCTTTCTGAACTATGGGCATTGATGCACTTTTGCATGCCCTCGATTTTTGGTACCCTGGATCAATTTCTTTCTACTTTCAAGCAATCAGGTGATTCATTGACAG GTGGCAAAACTAATAAAACGGACAAACAGTTTAAGATCCTTAAACATGTACTGAGAGCATTTATGCTGAGACGAACTAAAGCTTTACTAATTCAAAGCGGAATTTTGGCATTGCCTTCATTAACTGAGTTAACAGT GATGGTACCTCTGACACCCTTACAGAAGAAACTATACTTGTCAGTATTGAGAAAAGAGCTGCAAACACTACTTACATTTACTGGAGGATTGTCCCGCCACCAGTCTCTGCAAAACATC GTTATACAACTGCGAAAAGCTTCTAGTCATCCATATCTATTCAGTGGCATTGAGCCTGAGCCTTATGTGGAAGGGGAGCATTTGGTTCAG GCTAGTGGAAAGCTTGTCATGCTAGATCTCATTCTTAAGAAGCTCCATGAAGTAGGccatcgagttctgctatttGCTCAGATGACTCAAACACTGGACATTCTTCAG GACTTCTTAGAATTGCGTCAGTACACCTATGAACGTCTGGATGGTTCAGTGCGTGCTGAGGAACGGTTTGCAGCAATAAAAAGTTTCAGCTCTCAACCTACCAAGGGTGTTGTCAGAGATGATAATCAGAGTGGAGCTTTTGTTTTCATGATATCAACTAGAGCAGGGGGTGTTGGCCTTAATCTCATTGGTGCTGATACT GTTATTTTTTATGAGCAAGATTGGAATCCTCAAGCTGACAAACAGGCCTTGCAGCGTGCACACCGCATTGGACAGTTAAATAATGTATTATCAATAAATTTGGTATCACAACGCACAATTGAAGAG GTCATCATGCGAAGAGCAGAAAGAAAACTTAAGCTTAGCCACAGCGTTATTGGAGAGGAGGATGCAACTTATGGGAAGGGGAAATATGTAGAAAATGAAGCTAGCGACATGCGCTCGATTATATTTGGCTTACACCTATTTGATACTTCAGATACGACTGCAGAGACAATGAATGATGACACAGCTTCGGAGACTATCAAAGAAGAGACTATGTTGAAGCTGAAATCAATGTCTGAAAAAGTAGTGTTGATGCGTAGTCATGAACCTTCAGAAAAGGATGAACGGGCATTCGAAATCAATCCAAATATGACAGACAACAGTGGGGCTGTTGTTACGAGGGTATCTGATTCCGTTAATGTTGATCCGGATTTTAATGAAGCCGCATACTTATCCTGGCTTGAGAAGTTTAAAGAGTCTTCGCATTCTAAGGAAAATACCAGAGCTGAACTAGAAAGGCAAAGAATAGCACCTGAAGAAAAGTTCCTAAAACGTGAAGCTATTAAGAAAAAGGTGGAAGAAAAGAGATTAGCCAAATGGGAATCCTTGGGGTACCAGACATTAAAGATCAAAGATCCTGACATCTTACCGAACCAGAATATTCCAGACTCTGGATCCGTCCAACTTGTATATGGAGATTGCACTAATCCTTCAGTAGTTTGCCCTGCAAAGCCTGCCATCATATTCAG TTGTGTTGATAATTCAGGAACCTGGGGACATGGAGGAATGTTCGATGCTTTGGCCAATCTCTCAACATGCATTCCAGATGCTTATAATCGTGCTTCTGAATTTGATGATCTCCACCTGGCAGATCTTCACTTGATTCAGTTAGATG AAGCCAAGTGCAACCGGAGTTTAGATGCTCCTCTCTGGGTCGCGCTAGCTGTTGTGCAGTCTTCTAATCCAAGGCGAAAGGTTCCACGAAGTGAAATTTCCATAACTGATTTGGAGCTTTGTTTATCAAGAGTGGCCTTTTCAGCTGCTCAACATTCCG CGAGCATCCACATGCCCCGAATCGGTCTccaaggtggaggtggaggtgggtcCCAACGATCAGAGTGGTACACCATAGAACGGCTGCTGAGGAAATACTCGTCTCTTCATGGCGTCGACATCTTTGT GTACTATTATAGGCGAGGGAACAAGCACTAG
- the LOC127765236 gene encoding cell number regulator 6, translated as MAEEATLSHPSRYVKLSREHDAPAPAEDIRPGELNQPVHVPQLEGRRCSECGQVLPESYEPPADEPWTTGIFACTDDPQTCRTGLFCPCVLFGRNIEALREDIPWTTPCVCHAVFVEGGIALAILTAIFHGVDPRTSFLIGEGLVFSWWLCGTYTGIFRQELQRKYHLKNSPCDPCMVHCCLHWCANCQEHRERTGRLAENSAVPMTVVNPPAVQEMSMTESRGPVSPGMENGAPSNSKGEHEEPKSDHDDVEVIPL; from the exons atggcggaggaggccaCCCTGAGCCACCCGTCGCGGTACGTGAAGCTGAGCAGGGAGCAcgacgcccccgcccccgccgagGACATCCGCCCCGGCGAGCTCAACCAGCCAGTCCACGTCCCGCAG CTCGAGGGCAGGAGGTGCAGCGAGTGCGGCCAGGTCCTGCCGGAATCCTACGAGCCCCCCGCCGACGAGCCCTGGACCACCGGGATCTTCGCCTGCACCGACGATCCACAAACCT GCCGAACTGGGTTGTTCTGTCCTTGTGTTCTTTTTGGACGCAATATTGAGGCCCTCAGAGAGGATATCCCTTGGACAACGCCTTGTGTTTGCCATGCTGTCTTTGTTGAAGGAGGGATTGCGCTTGCAATTCTCACCGCAATATTTCATGGTGTTGATCCCAGAACGTCTTTCCTGATTGGAGAAGGTTTGGTGTTCAGCTGGTGGTTGTGTGGTACTTATACGGGCATCTTTCGCCAAGAACTTCAGAGGAAATACCATCTCAAG AATTCTCCATGTGACCCTTGCATGGTCCATTGCTGCTTGCACTGGTGCGCGAATTGTCAGGAGCACCGTGAAAGGACGGGGCGGCTTGCAGAGAACAGCGCGGTGCCAATGACCGTTGTGAATCCACCTGCAGTGCAAGAGATGAGCATGACAGAAAGCCGTGGTCCTGTTTCCCCCGGTATGGAGAACGGAGCACCATCAAACTCAAAGGGTGAGCATGAGGAACCCAAGAGTGATCACGATGATGTGGAGGTGATACCTCTATAG